A DNA window from Seriola aureovittata isolate HTS-2021-v1 ecotype China chromosome 8, ASM2101889v1, whole genome shotgun sequence contains the following coding sequences:
- the LOC130173525 gene encoding protocadherin alpha-C2-like isoform X7, whose amino-acid sequence MESRKRYVLLVLILFSFVRNISSSVNLYSIPEEMKEGSVVANLATDLSLDVKTLNQRKVRLDIIANKKYLDVNKETGELYIVEKIDREYICNTKSSASCYLRLEVILENPLRIFNIEVEILDMNDNAPQFRRDAIHLDISEATPKGERFSLSNAVDPDVGSNSVNTYHLSESEHFNIEVQTGREGSKFAELILKKDLDREQQAVHNLILTALDGGTPARSGTASVIVHVLDTNDNAPIFNKSMYNVKIMENSPIGSLVIHLNATDLDEGSNSEITYSYSLYTSEKTQETFNLNPSTGEITVKGMLNYEDFRIYDMEIIATDHGANSLSGQCTIKIVVEDMNDNHPEISIKSFQSPVNENIELDTVIAVVSVSDKDSGDNGVVDLHIPDNMPFKLRESSDNYYELVVSEALDREKVPEYDITFTVTDRGSPPLSDNETMTLELLDVNDNVPQFPQSFSTIRVMENNAPGALLSSLTAFDPDLHENQYLVYFILEKEIANTSMSMLFSINPENGNLYALKTFDYEIEKEFLFHIEARDSGSPPLSSNVIVHIIIVDQNDNAPVIVSPWRAHGSVVEEKIPRSTDRGSLVAKVIALDTDSVHNSRITYQFLQVTDATLFSLDQYNGEIRTMRMFSYRDPRHQRLVVVAKDNGEPALSATVTIKLSTVETVLKAYSDMTEVPLEYDIFSDLNLYLVIGLGSVSFLLLITILVTIVLKCQKPKPSKAAPPCRNSVINERNSTIADSTLVSNDAYWYSLFLAETRKGKLVVRQPVPKGSRYIVSSIPRGTGVTDTSDSAASTLQV is encoded by the coding sequence ATGGAGTCTCGCAAAAGGTACGTGCTGCTCGttctcattcttttttctttcgtTCGTAACATATCGAGCTCAGTAAATCTTTATTCAATACCCgaggaaatgaaagaaggaTCAGTTGTAGCAAATCTTGCTACTGATCTCAGCCTGGACGTTAAAACATTGAACCAGAGGAAGGTGCGTCTTGACATCATTGCAAATAAGAAATATCTGGATGTGAACAAAGAGACTGGTGAACTGTACATTGTTGAGAAGATTGACAGAGAATATATTTGCAACACAAAGTCATCAGCTTCATGCTATCTCAGGCTGGAGGTAATATTAGAAAATCCATTACGAATTTTTAACATAGAAGTAGAAATCCTGGATATGAACGACAACGCCCCACAGTTTCGTAGAGACGCCATACACTTAGACATATCTGAAGCGACACCAAAAGGAGAGAGATTCTCTCTGAGTAATGCAGTTGATCCTGATGTCGGAAGCAATTCAGTTAACACGTATCATCTCAgtgaaagtgaacattttaatattgaagttcagacaggaagagaagggTCGAAATTTGCTGAACTGATCTTGAAAAAGGATTTAGACAGGGAGCAGCAGGCTGTTCATAATTTAATACTCACAGCTTTAGATGGAGGCACACCCGCTCGTTCTGGTACTGCCAGTGTTATAGTTCATGTTTTGGATACTAATGACAATGCTCCTATATTCAACAAATCGATgtataatgttaaaataatggaaaattCTCCCATTGGAAGTCTTGTTATTCATCTTAATGCAACTGACTTAGATGAGGGGTCAAATTCTGAGATAACATACTCGTACAGTTTATATAcgtcagagaaaacacaagaaacatttAATCTGAATCCTTCCACTGGTGAAATTACTGTCAAGGGAATGTTAAACTATGAGGATTTCAGGATTTATGATATGGAAATTATAGCCACCGACCATGGAGCCAATAGCTTATCAGGACAATGTACCATAAAGATTGTGGTTGAAGACATGAACGACAACCACCCAGAAATATCTATTAAATCATTTCAGAGTCCAGTCAATGAAAACATAGAATTAGACACAGTGATAGCTGTAGTTAGTGTGAGTGATAAAGACTCAGGTGACAATGGAGTTGTTGATCTTCATATTCCAGATAATATGCCTTTCAAACTGAGAGAATCATCTGATAACTATTATGAATTAGTGGTGTCAGAGGCATTAGACCGTGAGAAGGTTCCAGAATATGACATCACTTTCACTGTTACAGACAGAGGTTCTCCTCCTTTATCTGACAATGAAACTATGACTTTAGAGCTGCTGGATGTTAATGACAATGTTCCACAGTTCCCTCAGTCATTTTCTACTATACGTGTAATGGAGAATAACGCACCTGGGGCCTTGCTCAGTTCACTCACTGCCTTTGACCCTGACCTCCATGAAAACCAGTATCTAGTTTATTTCATCCTAGAGAAGGAGATAGCCAATACCTCCATGTCCATGCTGTTCTCCATCAATCCAGAGAACGGTAATCTTTATGCACTAAAAACTTTTGACTATGAGATCGAGAAGGAGTTTCTTTTCCACATTGAGGCCAGAGACTCtggctctcctccactcagcagTAACGTGATCGTTCACATCATTATAGTGGACCAGAACGACAATGCTCCGGTTATTGTCTCTCCGTGGCGAGCCCACGGCTCTGTGGTGGAGGAAAAGATCCCCAGATCCACAGATAGAGGCTCTCTGGTTGCCAAGGTGATAGCCTTAGACACTGACTCGGTGCACAACTCTCGAATTACCTACCAGTTTTTACAAGTGACTGACGCCACCTtgttcagtctggaccaataCAACGGAGAGATCCGGACTATGAGGATGTTCAGTTACAGAGATCCACGCCACCAGAGACTGGTTGTTGTTGCCAAGGACAACGGGGAGCCTGCTCTCTCTGCTACAGTCACCATCAAGCTGTCCACAGTGGAGACTGTTCTTAAGGCCTACTCTGACATGACTGAGGTGCCTCTAGAGTATGACATCTTCTCAGACCTCAACCTGTACTTGGTGATCGGTCTGGGCTCAGTGTCATTTCTCCTGCTCATCACCATATTGGTCACCATCGTGCTCAAATGCCAGAAACCCAAACCCAGCAAagcagctcctccctgcaggAACAGTGTGATCAATGAGAGGAACTCAACCATCGCAGATTCCACTCTGGTCTCCAACGATGCCTACTGGTACAGTCTGTTTCTAGCAGAGACCAGGAAAGGAAAGCTGGTGGTCAGACAGCCTGTGCCAAAGGGCTCCAGATACATCGTGTCCAGTATACCAAGAGGCACAGGAGTGACAGACACTAGTGACTCAGCAGCTTCCACTCTGCAGGTATGA